The proteins below are encoded in one region of Myxococcales bacterium:
- a CDS encoding DUF4292 domain-containing protein, with translation MIRVLFFVLSCALLGCGARSCPSKSPRSVKQALQLHQSMHAYLSSLRAEARVEQYDRHGRIKGTVMMFVMRPDRVRFDMLTQFGPAAILTSKGPSFQFSDFKAKKFSSGLTCPGNIARLIGMNLSAEELGKLLFAEVPEMPAARTSMMCTSEGYYRLMRYSKDGRRQEIDFDVRGADRDKSIEEQRLRLVRIELYDSQNRRQWKVLYDEYKVLSLPGHAMGIAMPHRVEFFDGYRGSEVLLKFKKIDLNVSIESTIFDQEARPGMTLEENLCE, from the coding sequence ATGATTCGAGTGCTTTTTTTCGTGCTTAGTTGCGCGCTTCTTGGTTGCGGCGCGCGTTCTTGTCCTTCGAAGTCGCCTCGTTCGGTAAAGCAGGCGTTGCAGTTGCATCAAAGCATGCATGCCTATTTGTCATCGCTCAGGGCTGAAGCACGCGTGGAGCAATACGATCGTCATGGTCGCATCAAAGGGACGGTGATGATGTTTGTTATGCGGCCTGATCGTGTACGCTTTGATATGCTTACGCAGTTTGGTCCGGCAGCTATTCTGACCAGCAAAGGTCCGAGTTTTCAGTTCAGTGATTTTAAGGCCAAAAAGTTTAGCTCTGGCTTAACGTGTCCGGGCAACATTGCACGGCTGATTGGGATGAATCTAAGTGCTGAAGAGCTTGGCAAACTGCTTTTTGCTGAAGTGCCTGAGATGCCTGCAGCGCGCACGAGTATGATGTGCACTTCCGAAGGCTACTATCGTTTGATGCGTTATTCAAAAGATGGCCGTCGCCAAGAAATCGACTTTGATGTGCGCGGAGCCGATCGCGATAAAAGTATTGAAGAGCAGCGTCTAAGGCTTGTGCGCATTGAGCTTTATGACTCACAAAACAGGCGGCAGTGGAAAGTACTCTACGATGAGTACAAGGTGCTTTCTCTGCCCGGCCATGCCATGGGGATTGCGATGCCACATCGCGTTGAGTTTTTTGATGGTTACCGAGGGAGCGAGGTGCTTTTGAAGTTCAAAAAAATCGACCTCAACGTTTCGATAGAATCTACAATCTTTGATCAAGAGGCCCGGCCCGGTATGACACTCGAGGAAAACCTGTGCGAATGA
- a CDS encoding VWA domain-containing protein, which translates to MKFHLIFFTCATFLWHCGVDPNNAPEGGQIGDHCEEGSCAVDLKCGVASMECMLMESCVDSTGAAFEDNCRSGQNCVTDKTSDQFGTCIPGEDCNNEFAPERLPPNVIIVLDRSGSMDETIGGQTKWDIAKGTVNQIVTNFGADIRFGLAPFSSCVNGQACSAGQIAVDVADSNSDIVTFLDSKDIDYLCQSGVDETSLGTTMDSLGNDSSWIQDGREHALLVITDGVDNCGNSGPTVATTLLASDPSIRTFTVGFSGDVNSLDMNTLDSIAANGGTGDAYEANSANALEQALGEIAASAALTCTFTLKDNIPGANSQLYVYFDDSYDEVAENASDGWTYDAETTTVTFHGPACDQIKDGTVQSVSISYYCPRGVF; encoded by the coding sequence ATGAAATTTCATCTGATATTCTTCACTTGCGCCACCTTTTTATGGCATTGCGGTGTTGACCCAAACAATGCACCGGAGGGCGGACAAATCGGCGATCATTGCGAAGAAGGAAGCTGCGCTGTGGATTTAAAGTGTGGCGTTGCTTCGATGGAATGCATGCTCATGGAGAGTTGCGTCGACTCTACCGGAGCTGCTTTTGAGGATAACTGCCGCAGTGGTCAAAACTGCGTCACCGACAAAACCAGCGACCAATTTGGAACCTGCATTCCTGGTGAAGACTGCAACAACGAATTTGCTCCGGAACGCTTGCCACCCAATGTGATCATCGTGCTTGATCGAAGCGGCTCGATGGACGAAACCATCGGAGGGCAAACAAAATGGGACATTGCCAAAGGCACTGTCAATCAGATTGTCACAAACTTCGGAGCAGATATCCGTTTTGGGCTCGCACCTTTCTCTTCGTGCGTTAATGGACAAGCCTGCAGTGCGGGACAAATTGCGGTTGACGTTGCTGATTCCAACAGTGACATCGTGACCTTCTTGGATAGCAAGGATATCGATTACTTGTGCCAAAGTGGTGTGGACGAAACCAGCCTCGGCACCACCATGGATTCTCTTGGAAACGATAGCTCTTGGATACAAGATGGGCGTGAGCACGCATTGCTAGTGATTACAGACGGCGTCGATAACTGCGGCAACAGTGGCCCTACGGTCGCCACCACGCTCCTAGCAAGCGATCCCTCGATACGTACCTTTACGGTTGGTTTCAGTGGCGATGTCAATTCTCTCGACATGAATACTCTGGATTCTATCGCAGCAAACGGAGGCACTGGCGATGCTTATGAAGCAAACAGCGCCAACGCCCTCGAGCAAGCGCTTGGCGAGATTGCCGCATCAGCTGCCCTCACCTGCACCTTCACATTAAAAGACAATATACCTGGTGCAAACAGTCAGCTCTACGTCTATTTTGATGACTCATACGATGAAGTAGCAGAAAATGCCTCCGACGGCTGGACTTACGATGCCGAGACAACCACTGTCACTTTCCACGGCCCTGCCTGCGATCAAATCAAAGACGGCACTGTCCAGAGCGTAAGCATTTCCTACTACTGCCCGCGTGGTGTGTTTTAG
- a CDS encoding glycoside hydrolase family 31 protein: MIRSVALVLVFGMACSRSGSGTSEFTTQQMWAIGNMQRPKQQGNTVVFQNDRGVARVAFVNENVVRVRYLPNGEKEHLRSFAVVDQKNAPVSPRVTTGSSSTEIQSSALRVIVHHEPFRVEFFDHKGRSLDTDDPSRGVFHVGHQSKVWKRLLPDEHIYGFGEKSGPLDKRGMQLGGASYTMWNSDTPGYDGSTDPLYISVPFFMVMREGRSHGIFLDNTYRTHFDIGKEQPDLLSMSIGGGELDYYFIQGPEPKKVTERYTELTGRMQLPPMWALGFHQCRYSYYPEAKLRAIADNFRKRNIPADTLWLDIHYLQDYKPFTWDTKRFPDPAKLIADLRKQNFRVVSIIDAHPKKEVGYHVYDQGIAGGHFVTNKDGSIYEAPVWPSMAENSPADSVFPDFSSSKTRDWWGSLYKPLLDIGIAGIWNDMNEPAVFNTATGTFALDVQHKNDGRPTDHREIHNVYGMLMTQATHSGLKQLRPEMRPLVLSRASFAGGQRYAAVWPGDNQSSWNALRQSIPMHMGLGLSGFAFVGSDVGGFMGAPTSELFTRWLQSAVFSPFFRAHTTFGTPDQEPWSYGKDHEALNRAAIEMRYRFLPHIYNEMRLASQTGIPALRPLFMEFPLDEQSWRNSELSMFGDSLLLAPVLWPGVNTREVYLPEGTWFDLQSTTTYEGAQTHTLQVTLKSIPIFVREGAFIFTKDQVQFSDALADKALRVDIFPANDSSKEYYEDDALSMAYKAGDYLLRRFSQHRDKEHIDIKIEKIEGEFQPKTRQLILQIHGLQGSPKTVQINGKILDKKNGKSFSVESNGTLTLPLKDSLESKEIKIQL; this comes from the coding sequence ATGATTCGTAGCGTTGCTTTGGTTCTCGTTTTTGGGATGGCTTGTTCGCGCTCAGGCTCCGGAACAAGTGAATTTACGACACAGCAAATGTGGGCCATCGGGAATATGCAAAGGCCCAAGCAACAGGGTAACACTGTTGTGTTCCAAAACGACCGTGGCGTAGCACGCGTTGCTTTTGTAAACGAGAACGTGGTGCGCGTACGCTATTTGCCCAATGGTGAAAAAGAGCATTTGCGCTCTTTCGCAGTTGTCGACCAAAAAAATGCACCGGTATCTCCACGCGTAACAACCGGCAGCAGCTCGACCGAAATACAAAGCTCGGCTTTACGCGTCATCGTTCATCACGAACCCTTTCGCGTTGAGTTTTTTGATCACAAAGGCCGCTCTCTTGATACAGACGATCCTTCGCGAGGAGTCTTCCATGTAGGACACCAAAGCAAAGTCTGGAAACGCCTGCTTCCCGATGAACATATTTATGGTTTCGGCGAAAAATCGGGTCCACTCGATAAACGTGGCATGCAGCTTGGTGGAGCAAGCTACACCATGTGGAACTCAGACACACCGGGTTACGATGGTTCAACCGATCCGCTCTACATCTCTGTCCCTTTTTTTATGGTGATGCGCGAAGGCCGCAGCCACGGCATTTTTCTTGATAACACCTATCGCACTCATTTTGACATCGGCAAGGAACAACCCGATTTGCTCTCGATGAGTATTGGCGGAGGCGAACTCGACTACTATTTTATCCAGGGCCCGGAACCTAAGAAAGTCACCGAACGATACACTGAGCTTACGGGACGCATGCAGCTGCCGCCGATGTGGGCGCTCGGTTTTCATCAATGCCGGTACAGTTATTATCCCGAGGCAAAGCTGCGCGCAATTGCGGATAATTTTCGAAAGCGAAACATACCGGCCGATACCTTGTGGCTTGATATCCACTATCTCCAGGATTATAAACCCTTCACTTGGGATACAAAACGTTTTCCCGATCCAGCAAAACTCATTGCGGATCTAAGAAAGCAAAATTTTCGCGTGGTGAGCATCATTGATGCGCATCCCAAAAAAGAAGTCGGCTATCACGTTTACGATCAAGGGATCGCAGGCGGGCATTTTGTAACCAACAAAGATGGAAGCATTTACGAGGCCCCCGTTTGGCCCTCGATGGCGGAGAACAGTCCGGCAGATAGCGTCTTTCCGGATTTTAGCTCCAGTAAAACGCGTGATTGGTGGGGAAGTCTCTACAAACCTTTGCTCGACATCGGCATTGCCGGCATTTGGAACGACATGAACGAGCCTGCTGTGTTCAATACAGCCACGGGCACCTTTGCGCTCGATGTCCAACATAAGAACGACGGACGACCCACGGACCACCGCGAGATTCACAATGTCTACGGCATGCTCATGACACAAGCCACCCATAGCGGTCTCAAACAACTTCGACCGGAAATGCGACCCCTTGTCCTTAGTCGCGCCAGTTTTGCTGGTGGACAACGCTATGCAGCGGTGTGGCCGGGGGATAATCAAAGCAGTTGGAACGCACTAAGGCAAAGCATCCCCATGCATATGGGACTAGGGCTTTCAGGCTTCGCTTTTGTCGGCAGCGATGTTGGTGGATTTATGGGGGCGCCTACCTCCGAGCTTTTCACACGCTGGCTTCAATCGGCCGTATTTAGCCCCTTTTTTAGAGCGCACACGACCTTTGGCACGCCCGATCAAGAACCCTGGTCTTACGGCAAAGACCACGAAGCGCTAAACCGTGCTGCTATCGAGATGCGTTACCGATTTTTACCTCACATTTACAACGAAATGAGACTGGCATCGCAGACAGGCATCCCAGCACTTCGTCCGTTGTTTATGGAGTTTCCGCTCGATGAACAAAGCTGGCGCAACAGTGAACTTAGTATGTTTGGAGATTCACTCTTGCTTGCACCGGTACTTTGGCCAGGCGTAAATACCCGTGAAGTCTACCTTCCAGAAGGCACGTGGTTCGATCTGCAAAGCACCACTACCTACGAAGGAGCTCAGACACATACACTTCAAGTCACACTAAAAAGCATCCCTATTTTTGTCCGAGAGGGCGCTTTTATATTTACAAAAGATCAAGTGCAATTCAGTGATGCGCTTGCCGACAAAGCGCTTCGCGTTGATATCTTTCCTGCTAACGATTCTTCCAAGGAGTATTATGAAGATGACGCTTTAAGTATGGCCTATAAAGCTGGCGATTATTTGCTAAGACGTTTTTCGCAACATCGCGACAAAGAGCACATTGACATTAAAATCGAAAAAATTGAGGGCGAGTTTCAGCCAAAGACACGGCAATTAATCTTACAGATTCATGGCCTGCAGGGCTCTCCGAAAACCGTTCAAATCAATGGTAAAATCCTCGACAAGAAAAACGGCAAAAGCTTTAGCGTTGAGTCCAATGGAACGCTAACCTTGCCACTTAAAGACAGTTTAGAGTCGAAAGAAATAAAAATACAGCTCTAA
- a CDS encoding transposase, which translates to MAPVPLGISSTPRIEVAGFSVFADSRIDAQDKRARTRLCPYLSRPPVATKHLRRYRYGKLIYILKRQ; encoded by the coding sequence ATGGCGCCAGTACCGCTGGGTATTTCCTCAACACCACGTATCGAAGTGGCTGGGTTTTCCGTGTTTGCCGACAGCCGCATCGATGCCCAAGACAAGCGTGCTCGCACCCGATTGTGCCCCTACTTGTCCAGGCCGCCTGTGGCCACCAAACACCTGCGTCGCTATCGCTATGGCAAGCTCATCTATATACTCAAGCGACAATAG
- a CDS encoding Crp/Fnr family transcriptional regulator, with amino-acid sequence MQQQLDEVERKRLFESYGREHRAGESIFHEGDASDLCYLLQEGRVRLAKQIRGIERGMSVLRPGELFGEDALVSKGVRANSAIALSDVTTLAFDRETFGMLLSNNPDVGFRLLEQLVHRLRDAEERLENSMLRDHPSRVINTLLKLAGASKSKASPLTLDLSPLELSGRAGLDVDAVKAVVLQLREGGYIKIQQEQLVIMDVDALKRLYELLGVKEEVRGDRE; translated from the coding sequence ATGCAGCAACAGCTGGATGAAGTAGAACGAAAACGGCTTTTTGAGTCCTACGGGCGTGAACATCGCGCTGGAGAGAGCATTTTTCACGAAGGTGATGCAAGTGACCTTTGCTATTTGCTTCAAGAAGGTCGCGTTCGCCTCGCCAAACAAATCCGTGGGATTGAGCGCGGGATGTCGGTTTTACGGCCGGGTGAGTTGTTTGGTGAAGATGCGCTCGTTTCAAAAGGTGTACGGGCAAATAGCGCGATTGCGCTCAGTGACGTCACCACCCTTGCTTTCGATCGAGAAACCTTTGGCATGTTGCTTTCCAATAACCCGGACGTTGGATTTAGGCTGCTTGAGCAATTGGTGCATCGCTTGCGGGACGCAGAGGAACGTCTCGAAAACAGCATGCTTCGTGACCATCCTTCACGCGTGATCAATACATTACTCAAGCTCGCTGGCGCTTCAAAGTCTAAAGCAAGCCCTTTGACTTTGGATCTTTCACCCTTGGAACTGTCCGGTAGAGCGGGGCTCGATGTCGATGCTGTTAAAGCAGTAGTATTGCAACTGCGAGAAGGCGGCTACATTAAAATTCAACAAGAACAGTTGGTCATCATGGACGTTGATGCACTGAAGCGTCTTTATGAATTGCTAGGCGTCAAAGAAGAGGTGCGTGGCGATCGCGAATAG
- a CDS encoding heparin lyase I family protein → MGTIIANQWIVRHPYAVSLTVIWSIASCTGQLVEPSPGDHDVINTTGSLGGKTETINQDSPARCGDTICGGIETCNNCEEDCGVCQVMMQPSTCNDGVCDDAETCGNCESDCGACDEPLWFADADTLGLSVWEAEEEGAPDGLSLVSDPSSMFGQVYQAKLQKGVYNGGKYRSEFRGAEDSNGNKIAGTATTGSFDGSERGYNDLYFGFRSFVSQGTYFRASSSNSGNILQFKGDSSCGGPVVGLTVKDDHLTLRTELDNAYDSGNRIWQGPLIEDYKGAWHEFVIHVHFSKNENEGMVEIWYDGIKQTMINGDQSINVATMCPDDQYVRLKMGLYSLDLDDAQAGTEAYHWIESPRIGQSFSAVVPR, encoded by the coding sequence GTGGGCACAATAATTGCAAATCAATGGATCGTGCGACACCCTTATGCAGTTAGCCTGACGGTCATTTGGAGTATTGCAAGCTGCACAGGCCAGTTGGTTGAACCTTCTCCAGGCGATCATGACGTTATCAACACGACTGGCTCTCTGGGAGGGAAAACCGAAACCATTAATCAAGATAGCCCTGCACGTTGTGGTGACACCATTTGCGGCGGCATAGAAACCTGCAACAACTGCGAAGAGGACTGCGGAGTTTGCCAAGTGATGATGCAGCCATCCACTTGTAACGATGGTGTGTGCGATGACGCCGAGACCTGCGGCAATTGTGAAAGCGACTGTGGAGCCTGTGACGAGCCACTCTGGTTTGCTGATGCAGACACCCTCGGTCTGAGCGTCTGGGAGGCTGAAGAAGAAGGTGCTCCAGATGGTCTTAGCCTCGTATCCGATCCCAGCTCTATGTTTGGACAAGTCTATCAAGCAAAACTTCAAAAAGGCGTATACAATGGCGGAAAATATCGCTCTGAGTTCCGCGGCGCCGAAGACTCAAACGGAAACAAGATCGCAGGAACTGCAACGACTGGATCCTTTGATGGAAGCGAGCGCGGCTACAATGATCTGTATTTTGGTTTTCGTAGCTTTGTCAGCCAAGGAACTTATTTTCGGGCCAGCAGTTCAAACTCCGGAAACATTCTTCAATTCAAAGGCGATTCAAGCTGCGGCGGGCCAGTCGTGGGTCTAACTGTCAAAGACGACCATCTTACCCTACGTACCGAACTCGATAATGCTTACGATTCCGGCAATCGCATTTGGCAAGGTCCTTTGATCGAAGATTACAAAGGGGCATGGCATGAGTTTGTGATTCATGTGCATTTCAGTAAAAACGAAAACGAGGGTATGGTAGAAATCTGGTACGACGGCATAAAACAAACAATGATCAACGGCGATCAGTCAATCAATGTCGCCACCATGTGTCCCGATGACCAGTACGTACGTCTTAAAATGGGTCTTTACAGTCTCGATCTCGATGACGCTCAAGCCGGCACCGAGGCTTACCACTGGATCGAAAGCCCCCGCATCGGCCAAAGCTTTAGCGCAGTTGTTCCGCGCTAG
- a CDS encoding transposase, with the protein MVFEPLDLTTSLCALVPPPRSHLLRYHGVLAAHAKEHGQVVPGLLDEEPGAQLHLWGDDPAETPGPNSWQLCSR; encoded by the coding sequence GTGGTGTTTGAGCCGCTTGATTTGACAACCAGCCTCTGCGCCTTGGTGCCGCCGCCGCGGTCTCATCTTTTGCGCTACCACGGCGTGCTGGCCGCTCATGCCAAAGAGCACGGTCAAGTCGTGCCAGGTCTGCTGGACGAAGAGCCCGGAGCGCAGCTCCACTTGTGGGGCGATGACCCTGCAGAAACCCCTGGGCCAAATTCCTGGCAACTGTGTTCTAGATAG
- a CDS encoding ATP-binding cassette domain-containing protein: protein MTEALVHVDHLSKKFKVRSGFLGRKPVYLQAVDSVSLDVFPKETVGLVGESGCGKSTFGRLLLRLLEPTAGRIFFEGKELTELSTKAMRPLRKRMQIVFQDPYSSLNPRMSIGSALSEAMHVHHLVESRKDAKDRVQKLLERVGLRKEHANRYPHEFSGGQRQRIGIARALAVEPSFIVCDEPVSALDVSIQAQVVNLLKDLQEEFELSYLFIAHDLKVVEFMSERVAVMYLGKIVELTSSQRLYEEAAHPYTKALLSAVPVPDPDRKQTRLILKGDVPSPITPPSGCHFHPRCPIAQKGLCDVQAPELRELQAGHQVACHLAEG from the coding sequence ATGACTGAAGCCTTGGTTCACGTTGATCATCTGAGTAAGAAATTTAAAGTACGGAGTGGCTTTCTCGGAAGAAAGCCGGTCTATCTTCAGGCTGTCGATAGCGTTAGCTTGGACGTTTTTCCGAAGGAGACCGTTGGGCTTGTGGGCGAGTCAGGCTGCGGGAAAAGCACTTTTGGACGTTTGCTTCTAAGGCTGCTCGAGCCCACGGCGGGGCGCATCTTTTTTGAAGGCAAGGAACTTACCGAACTTAGCACTAAGGCCATGAGACCACTGCGCAAGCGCATGCAAATCGTGTTTCAAGATCCTTACAGCTCGCTCAATCCGCGGATGTCGATTGGCTCTGCGCTAAGCGAAGCCATGCATGTGCATCACTTGGTTGAGTCACGTAAAGATGCAAAAGATCGCGTTCAGAAACTGCTCGAACGTGTCGGCCTTCGAAAAGAACATGCGAATCGCTATCCACATGAGTTTTCCGGTGGTCAGAGGCAGCGCATAGGGATTGCAAGAGCGCTTGCTGTCGAGCCTTCGTTTATTGTGTGCGATGAGCCGGTGAGTGCGCTTGATGTTTCCATTCAAGCTCAGGTGGTTAACTTACTCAAAGACTTGCAGGAAGAATTTGAGCTGAGCTATTTATTTATTGCTCACGATCTAAAAGTAGTTGAATTCATGTCAGAGCGCGTGGCGGTGATGTACTTGGGCAAAATCGTTGAGCTCACCTCCTCGCAACGGCTCTACGAAGAAGCAGCGCACCCTTATACGAAAGCCCTGCTGAGTGCGGTTCCAGTGCCCGATCCAGACCGAAAACAGACCCGGTTGATATTGAAGGGCGATGTGCCGAGTCCGATTACACCGCCGAGTGGCTGTCATTTTCATCCACGTTGTCCCATCGCGCAAAAGGGTTTGTGTGATGTGCAAGCACCTGAGCTTCGCGAGCTTCAAGCAGGACATCAAGTGGCTTGTCATCTTGCAGAAGGTTAG
- a CDS encoding ABC transporter ATP-binding protein codes for MDSPLLDIQNLAVDFRTDEGVLRAVDGVSFRVNKGSVVGVVGESGCGKSVTSLAIMRLIPEPPGKIARGEIRFDEQPLLALSNKAMRRLRGNRMAMIFQEPMTSLNPVYTVGQQIVEGIRVHQRMTRKDAYKKAVRLLGLVGIPSPSERVHSYPHELSGGMRQRVMIAMALSCDPELLIADEPTTALDVTIQAQILELLKKLQAERGMSILLVTHDLGVVSEFADEIVVMYAGKVVEHALSRDLFKNPSHPYTQGLLRSVPGYKDNTKAKRLPTIAGVVPDLRDLPKGCRFQDRCSRVIDRCREKEPDLLSIEEHHEVACFVAQAEQIS; via the coding sequence ATGGATAGTCCTCTTTTAGACATACAGAACCTTGCGGTTGATTTTCGTACCGACGAAGGGGTGCTGCGTGCCGTCGATGGCGTCTCTTTTCGCGTCAATAAAGGGAGCGTTGTTGGCGTGGTCGGCGAGAGCGGGTGCGGTAAAAGTGTAACCTCGCTGGCCATTATGAGACTTATTCCTGAGCCGCCTGGCAAGATTGCTCGTGGCGAGATTCGTTTCGATGAGCAGCCACTGTTGGCTCTTTCGAATAAAGCGATGCGACGTTTGCGCGGCAACCGTATGGCAATGATTTTTCAGGAGCCGATGACGTCTCTTAATCCTGTCTACACGGTAGGGCAGCAGATTGTTGAAGGCATCCGGGTGCATCAGCGCATGACTCGAAAAGATGCATATAAGAAAGCTGTGCGACTGCTTGGTTTAGTCGGTATTCCGTCGCCATCGGAGCGCGTTCACAGTTATCCACACGAACTCTCTGGCGGGATGCGCCAACGTGTGATGATCGCGATGGCGCTTAGCTGCGATCCTGAGCTTTTGATTGCCGATGAACCCACGACGGCGCTTGATGTGACTATTCAAGCGCAGATTTTGGAACTGCTCAAAAAGCTACAAGCGGAGCGGGGCATGAGCATTTTACTTGTGACTCATGATCTCGGCGTGGTCTCTGAGTTTGCCGATGAAATTGTGGTCATGTACGCCGGCAAAGTTGTAGAACATGCTCTTAGTCGTGATTTGTTTAAGAACCCGTCGCATCCTTATACACAAGGCCTTTTGCGAAGCGTGCCGGGCTACAAAGACAATACCAAAGCGAAACGATTGCCTACGATTGCAGGTGTCGTTCCAGATCTTCGCGATTTGCCCAAGGGCTGTCGTTTTCAGGATCGCTGCTCGCGTGTGATCGATCGCTGCCGCGAGAAAGAGCCCGATTTATTGTCCATTGAAGAGCATCATGAAGTGGCATGCTTTGTTGCGCAGGCGGAGCAGATTTCATGA
- a CDS encoding transposase domain-containing protein, with protein sequence MPSETSIETLYGMYGHVLRADKRAKQLPYEWIGQALEQTGSATVRRLRLPMEQVIWVLIGMALVRDRPTSEVVRELDLSLPSDKEVAKSSITQARQPVGVEPLQWLCETERIALG encoded by the coding sequence ATGCCAAGCGAGACCAGCATCGAGACCTTATACGGGATGTACGGGCATGTGCTGCGAGCCGATAAGCGTGCCAAGCAGTTGCCGTATGAATGGATAGGGCAGGCTTTGGAGCAAACAGGCAGTGCCACGGTTCGACGTCTGCGTTTACCGATGGAGCAGGTGATTTGGGTGCTCATCGGGATGGCGTTGGTTCGCGACCGCCCCACCAGCGAAGTGGTGCGCGAGTTAGATTTGTCGCTGCCTTCGGACAAGGAAGTCGCCAAAAGCAGCATCACCCAGGCACGGCAGCCCGTGGGAGTCGAGCCACTGCAGTGGCTTTGCGAAACCGAGCGCATTGCACTGGGATAA